GCTGGCCGCGTTGGGGTCCTCGTTCGCCGCTCGGGTGGACCGGATGAGCGCCTGGCAGCGGGAGCGGTTGCTCGGTTTTCTGGAGGAGGTGCTCGTTTCCGGCCCCGAGGACGAGCAGGACGCCGTGGCCACCGGATTCCTCGAAGCCCTTGTCACTGCCTACGATCACGGCGTCGTCGACCTCGCGACAGTCTGGCACGAGCTCGGCGAGGAGTCGCGGCACTACATCAAGATCTGGAACACGCGAACGGGAGCGGCGGTCCCCTGTTGGATGACGTTCCGGGATCCTCCCGAGCCACACCCCGCGGGTGCCGCCGTGGCGCTGCTGCGGGACTCCTGCGACCGCCTGGCGAACGCCGACGACAGGCTGCTGAGCACGTCGACGGAAACGAGGAGTGCCGAACCCGACTACGACCTGCAGCACCGAGTCGAGAACATGGCAGCCGAGTTCGTCCGCGGCTTCCGCGAGATCGACCGATCGAGCCGGGCGAGGGTCTTCGAAGCGTTGGAGAAGGTCGTCCTCGGCGCTCCGGAACGCGACGTCACAGCCGTCGCGGAGCGGTTCGTTCCCGCGCTCGTCACAGGCTGCCCCGTCTGGGAGTTTTCCATCCCGTGCTGATCCTGAGCGGGCTGGGGGCGCACACGGCCCACTACTTCAACAAAGTCGATGAAGAAATGGAATGGGAGATGGAGTGATCAGCTGACCTTTCCGCCCGGTGGCCCGGGTCGGTTTCACCAGAAGCCGCACCGGGGCCGGCAAAGCCCCGCACAAGCTTTTTCCGGGATCCTTCGGCAGTTCTTCTTCGTGTTTTTCCACGAACGAGTTCTGGAGCACGCCCCGCGGACCGTCCCGAACTTCTCCACCGCTGGCGAAACCGGAACACCGTACACGTGGCTCGCGTCCGGATCCGCTCCGCCGCTGCCGTGTTCGCCTCCGGATCCGGACCACGGAAGCACCGTGACCGGCTCGCCCCAAGCCGAGACCACAGGGGTCGTCGACAACCAGGAAGGGCGAGGGCCCACGGCGATCACGGAAGCCGGGACACCACCACCGGAGCCGGGGAGTCGGTCTCCCGTGAAGCGCGGGCGGCAGCCGGGCTCTGCGCGGACTTCACGCGGCGCGCCGCGTGAGCTCGGCGCGCACGGCCGAGGCGAAGCGCAGCGGCACTCCCGGGTCGGCGAGCCGGAAGTTGAGCCGCGGTTCGATCAGCTCCAGCTCCAGCAGCATGGGGTCGCCGTCCTCGCCGCGCACCAGGTCCACGCGCGCGTAGAGGAGCTCGTGCCGCGCCACCCCCAACAGGTCTCCGGTGGCGTCGAGCACGTCCTCGGCGACCCGCCGCAGGTCGGGAGCGGGATCGGTGGCAAACGGCCCCTTGCCCACTTCGTGCCCGTTCGGTGCGGTGCTCTCCGCCTGGCGCGCCGGGTCGAGCAGCGGTCCCTTGACGAAGCCGTGCGAGTACACCCCGCCGAGGAACACCAGCGCCGTCTCCCCCTCCCGGTCCACGGCCGCCTGGTAGGGCTGGACCAGTGCCGCCAAGCCCTCGGCGTGCAGCGCGTGCACCTGTTCGAGGGCGCGCTCCCGCTGGTTCGGCAGGAAACGCGCGGCTCCCCGGGACCCGGCGCCCACAGCGGGTTTGACGACGAACTCCCGATCGGGCAGCCGGAAGTTCCGGGATTCCCATCCGTCCGGTCCCGCCTCGAAGCGCTCCGGATCGACTACCTGCGTCGGGATCACCGGCAGTCCGACGTCGGCGAGTTCGGCCAGGTACCGCTTGTCGGTGTTCCAGCGCACCACCGGGGCCGGGTTGGCCAGCGCGGGAACCGAACCGCACCAGCGCAGGAATTCCTTCAACCGCGCGGTATAGTCCCAGGTGCTGCGCAGCACCACCAGGTCGGCGGTGTCGAAGGCTCGTCCCCCCGCGTCCCATACCGCCCAGGAGGCGTCGATCCCCAGCTGGTCGAGCGCGGCGGGCAACGAGTGCTCGTCGTCGTGGGAGTCTGGCATGTCCGCGTAGGTCGCCAGCAGCACGCGTGGCCGGGCGGCGGAGGTGTTCGGGCGGGCGGTCACTTCGCGCGCGACCCCGCCATCTTCCTTCGGTGGGCGGGTCCGATGGTCAGCGCCGCCGCGGTCTCGGAGTCCCAGTCGCCGAGTTCGAGGCCTTCCACCGCCTCGACCACGGCCTCACCCACTGTGGGGTCGGGGACCAGCACGTCACCGAGCGCGCCGTCCTGACCGATCAGGACTATCCGTGCGCCTCCCCTGCCCAGGTTCTCCACCACGGCGCGCGCCGAGCCACCGTGCCCGGTCACGAACTCGGCGGCGGTGGACACGGCACGTTTCGGGGGCTGCGTCGGCGCTGCCTCACCACTCTGCTGCGTCGTCACGGGGCTGATCGTAACGGCAACGGGCCGCGTGGCGGAGGACCGAGTGACCCACGCCTCTCCGTACCACGGGCGCGACCGGGGCGGGCGGGAGTTCGCGTGGCACGATCTGGGGACCTGTCCGAGCACCTCCCCTAGTCGGGCCGCTCCACTTCGGCTGGCCGGGCCCGAGTCCGCGGCTCTCGGACAGCCTCTGTCCCCACGGAACCCCAGACGAGAACACGGATCAGGAGGCCGGAATGCGCGCTGTCCAGGTCACCGAGCACGG
The nucleotide sequence above comes from Actinopolyspora erythraea. Encoded proteins:
- a CDS encoding ATP-grasp domain-containing protein, with protein sequence MPDSHDDEHSLPAALDQLGIDASWAVWDAGGRAFDTADLVVLRSTWDYTARLKEFLRWCGSVPALANPAPVVRWNTDKRYLAELADVGLPVIPTQVVDPERFEAGPDGWESRNFRLPDREFVVKPAVGAGSRGAARFLPNQRERALEQVHALHAEGLAALVQPYQAAVDREGETALVFLGGVYSHGFVKGPLLDPARQAESTAPNGHEVGKGPFATDPAPDLRRVAEDVLDATGDLLGVARHELLYARVDLVRGEDGDPMLLELELIEPRLNFRLADPGVPLRFASAVRAELTRRAA